The proteins below come from a single Crossiella sp. CA-258035 genomic window:
- a CDS encoding sialidase family protein — translation MNLTRFARRLVTPAVAVALLASGLAAPNAVAAEPGITPEQLSNALFSAAVQLKDNGRTHDRNLLLSAELVDWRAKNPAASAEALDRHAADVEKVVGLALAPASGRDLVPDSLGRGVEALYAIPEVDKGGTQLKVLLGALTTRDLKATTAPEELRGVLTQLTASSIEIAPTIWTALRQAANRDAILNSAWTSRLGKATVAETAAVDPAASLDSLKQLPQIKKVIDVEAIQAAFREGFTPGMAALNKQIAPLIKVLGDPNSPETPLGKALAWVKEHVDPHTGEVKRPTEDKLKQYEEDAKQFDKYLDAVKGGLTAVATVAKVLSPRYAKDLVKFADTLYQLGKHVAPMINAVAALGAAIATGAALGSVVPAIGTVIGAAVGLVTTLVALLGSGGGPSAELQAIQNMHTEMRESFKQIKAFLVQFHKDVNARLDRIDATLNQIYGDMLLKFDQVLLAIAQSNFQLTQQIKDLHSALLGIATSFQSGHQQLLGALQDSAALPFKETVKKYVDYAAREGRPIPSYDAAGDNYKAAAEGFANAGDILARSKVFMREALNVPPDDILTTNNSTSSVNYLTKWAVDNFGSQYGQGNPAGGTPNADLLAAASRAYATLMSQNPALSAQEPLVDKDGKKTVARVQDLLTAGEDVVAAARRFNQPRFKPPTGPWVATNSLLTGLQQANAEIMTGLANGLKRYEADPAVQEPGRPYNLWGDRNQKVDGFMKRDDVNVPKCVPTAEPPIPAMPALAKSDRLPAPVRLLKQLYPGIELRTCWSEVRINKVDYEPYDLGRTVIIPCKWSPDPPVGCTRFVSKGFKKHVQLSVSFDVRGRVPGEDFERTLAGQSGLGSWQRCEFPGSNVVDDEPRDEEHCLMTPAITEKMVPLPPRYEADGNMSDLSTGTTHPLIDKTLAQRRAAYYGLVANDVKGATPKLAEAGQADANLRLLRAYLEIGFPTALQSDERFRELIYGTTAIPSSLNIRKIRNEAGPLAELFGKAAQNLAERRDPLHEQKVFSQAELPGCTAAPAEVVTQDPVARCLVTVAGLRRGGLGERIEYYSTDLVGNPAAQDPQTTTALMRALRIQVKATHPEFPLDPPGETTPVPPAEIGKTFGGLGGSARATLGGKHHMVWQGRQDEVFVASSADGKTWWPPVTVSGPHTAGDTPAIAAFQNRLIAVWRSGPFSWQGGNNERTLAVATSTDGRTWTAPARLMPATVGAGGISLSVQGDKLHLVFRGAGGDQAKWVTSSHDGKNWKRPRLTENNGGTAATPGLTTLGNTLVQLWRGANDDQALWFATSGNGIDWSNQQVLPGGAAQSGPSLTAHNGKAFAVWRNGPNDGLSVSDTANGGTWAAPRALHPAAHAVGVPSLGVVGGKLAAIWRDASDHNRVNVSTSADGITWSAPEAISKLSAASRHQHHEALITEANQLWARNEREAAVAKAREALVLARELVREQPSYAATLGAWIRQPVSGFLAETGKLEEAISLLGEAVTLHRGLAQQEPQKFEHQRDQAEALVWQGIRTWDKGDRNTGLERVMAGVDLARTLVAKGPRFATDFTSWIRHQASHYLAETGKVDQAIALLGEAVATSRRLRQQEPDQPEHALHEAEALVWQGIRHWNKGEKDQGRERTMTGVDLARTIAAKGSRFGVSFAYWIRYPASGYLAESGKLTEAVALLEEAITTSRRLAQQEPGNPNHQLDEAEGLVWQGIRVWDMGEKDRGRDRAMAGVDLARTLVTKSPRHAANFGHWIRYPASGYLAETGKLQEAIALLGEAAATFGQLSQQHPDNHDYKLHEADSLLWQGIRTWDKGDKPGALAKVREGLAEARKVADKGALHADRFGGWLLYPGTDYALGNDQKPEAVAMAKEAVEIYTRLTAADAKYQPKLDAAKQKLTALQG, via the coding sequence ATGAACCTGACCAGGTTCGCCCGGCGTCTGGTCACGCCGGCAGTGGCGGTGGCGTTGCTGGCCAGTGGCCTGGCCGCGCCGAACGCGGTCGCGGCCGAACCGGGGATCACCCCTGAGCAGCTGTCGAACGCCTTGTTCAGCGCCGCCGTCCAGCTCAAGGACAACGGCCGCACCCACGACCGCAACCTGCTGCTCAGCGCCGAGCTGGTGGACTGGCGGGCCAAGAACCCGGCCGCCTCCGCCGAGGCGCTGGACCGGCACGCCGCCGATGTGGAGAAGGTGGTGGGACTGGCCCTGGCCCCGGCCAGCGGGCGGGACCTGGTGCCGGACAGCCTGGGCCGGGGGGTGGAGGCGCTCTACGCCATTCCCGAGGTGGACAAGGGCGGCACCCAGCTCAAGGTCCTGCTCGGCGCGCTGACCACCCGCGACCTCAAGGCGACCACCGCGCCGGAGGAGCTGCGCGGGGTGCTGACCCAGCTCACCGCCTCCTCGATCGAGATCGCGCCCACCATCTGGACCGCGCTGCGCCAGGCCGCGAACCGGGACGCCATCCTCAACAGCGCCTGGACCAGCCGCCTCGGCAAGGCCACCGTCGCCGAGACCGCCGCGGTGGACCCGGCCGCCTCGCTGGACTCGCTCAAGCAGCTGCCGCAGATCAAGAAGGTCATCGACGTCGAGGCCATCCAGGCGGCGTTCCGGGAGGGCTTCACCCCGGGCATGGCGGCGCTGAACAAGCAGATCGCGCCGCTGATCAAGGTGCTCGGCGACCCCAACTCGCCGGAGACGCCGCTGGGCAAGGCGCTGGCCTGGGTCAAGGAGCACGTCGACCCGCACACCGGGGAGGTCAAGCGGCCGACCGAGGACAAGCTCAAGCAGTACGAGGAGGACGCCAAGCAGTTCGACAAGTACCTGGACGCGGTCAAGGGCGGCCTCACCGCCGTGGCGACCGTGGCCAAGGTGCTCAGTCCCCGCTACGCCAAGGACCTGGTCAAGTTCGCCGACACGCTCTACCAGCTCGGCAAGCACGTGGCGCCGATGATCAACGCGGTGGCCGCGCTGGGCGCCGCGATCGCCACCGGCGCCGCGCTCGGCTCGGTGGTGCCCGCGATCGGCACCGTCATCGGCGCCGCGGTCGGCCTGGTCACCACCCTGGTCGCCCTGCTCGGCAGCGGCGGCGGGCCCAGCGCCGAGCTGCAGGCCATCCAGAACATGCACACCGAGATGCGGGAGAGCTTCAAGCAGATCAAGGCGTTCCTGGTGCAGTTCCACAAGGACGTCAACGCCCGGCTGGACCGCATCGACGCCACGCTCAACCAGATCTACGGCGACATGCTGCTGAAGTTCGACCAGGTGCTGCTGGCCATCGCGCAGTCCAACTTCCAGCTGACCCAGCAGATCAAGGACCTGCACTCGGCCCTGCTGGGCATCGCCACCAGCTTCCAGAGCGGCCACCAGCAGTTGCTGGGCGCCCTCCAGGACTCGGCGGCCCTGCCGTTCAAGGAGACCGTCAAGAAGTACGTCGACTACGCCGCGCGGGAAGGCCGCCCGATCCCCTCCTACGACGCCGCGGGCGACAACTACAAGGCGGCCGCGGAGGGCTTCGCCAACGCCGGGGACATCCTGGCCAGGAGCAAGGTGTTCATGCGGGAGGCGCTCAACGTCCCGCCCGATGACATCCTCACCACGAACAACTCGACCTCCTCGGTGAACTACCTGACCAAGTGGGCGGTGGACAACTTCGGCTCGCAGTACGGGCAGGGCAACCCCGCCGGCGGCACCCCGAACGCCGACCTGCTCGCCGCGGCCAGCCGCGCCTACGCCACCCTGATGAGCCAGAACCCCGCCCTGTCCGCGCAGGAACCGCTGGTGGACAAGGACGGCAAGAAGACCGTGGCGCGGGTGCAGGACCTGCTCACCGCGGGGGAGGACGTGGTCGCGGCCGCCCGGCGGTTCAACCAGCCCCGGTTCAAGCCACCCACCGGGCCCTGGGTGGCGACCAACAGCCTGCTGACCGGTCTGCAGCAGGCGAACGCCGAGATCATGACCGGGCTGGCCAACGGCCTCAAGCGGTACGAGGCCGACCCCGCGGTGCAGGAGCCGGGCCGGCCGTACAACCTGTGGGGCGACCGGAACCAGAAGGTCGACGGGTTCATGAAGCGGGACGACGTCAACGTGCCCAAGTGCGTGCCGACCGCCGAACCGCCCATCCCGGCGATGCCCGCGCTCGCCAAGAGCGACCGGCTGCCCGCCCCGGTGCGGCTGCTCAAACAGCTCTACCCCGGCATCGAGCTGCGGACCTGCTGGAGCGAGGTCCGGATCAACAAGGTCGACTACGAGCCCTACGACCTCGGCCGCACGGTGATCATCCCGTGCAAGTGGTCACCGGACCCGCCGGTGGGCTGCACCAGGTTCGTCAGCAAGGGGTTCAAGAAGCACGTCCAGCTCAGCGTCTCCTTCGACGTCAGGGGCCGGGTCCCCGGTGAGGACTTCGAGCGGACCCTGGCCGGTCAGAGCGGGCTGGGCAGTTGGCAGCGGTGCGAGTTCCCCGGCTCCAACGTCGTCGACGACGAACCGCGGGATGAGGAGCACTGCCTGATGACCCCGGCGATCACCGAGAAGATGGTGCCGCTGCCGCCCCGGTACGAGGCCGACGGGAACATGTCGGACCTGTCCACCGGCACCACCCACCCGCTGATCGACAAGACCCTGGCCCAGCGGCGGGCCGCCTACTACGGGCTGGTCGCCAACGACGTCAAGGGCGCGACCCCGAAGCTGGCCGAGGCCGGACAGGCCGACGCGAACCTGCGGCTGCTGCGCGCCTACCTGGAGATCGGCTTCCCGACCGCGTTGCAGAGCGACGAGCGCTTCCGGGAGCTGATCTACGGCACCACGGCGATCCCGTCCTCGCTGAACATCCGCAAGATCAGGAACGAGGCCGGGCCGCTGGCCGAGCTGTTCGGCAAGGCGGCGCAGAACCTGGCCGAGCGCAGGGACCCGTTGCACGAGCAGAAGGTGTTCAGCCAGGCCGAGCTGCCCGGCTGCACGGCGGCCCCCGCCGAGGTCGTCACCCAGGACCCGGTGGCCCGCTGCCTGGTCACCGTCGCCGGGCTGCGCAGAGGCGGTCTGGGCGAGCGGATCGAGTACTACTCCACCGACCTGGTCGGCAACCCCGCCGCGCAGGACCCGCAGACCACCACCGCGCTGATGCGGGCCCTGCGGATCCAGGTCAAGGCCACCCACCCGGAGTTCCCCCTCGACCCGCCCGGCGAGACCACCCCGGTGCCGCCCGCGGAGATCGGCAAGACCTTCGGCGGCCTGGGCGGCTCCGCGCGGGCCACCCTGGGCGGCAAGCACCACATGGTGTGGCAGGGCAGGCAGGACGAGGTGTTCGTGGCCAGCAGCGCGGACGGTAAGACGTGGTGGCCCCCGGTCACCGTCTCCGGGCCGCACACCGCCGGTGACACCCCGGCCATCGCCGCCTTCCAGAACAGGCTGATCGCGGTGTGGCGCAGTGGACCGTTCTCCTGGCAGGGCGGCAACAACGAGCGCACCCTGGCCGTGGCCACCAGCACCGACGGCCGGACCTGGACCGCGCCGGCCCGGCTGATGCCGGCCACCGTCGGCGCCGGCGGCATCAGCCTGTCCGTGCAGGGCGACAAGCTGCACCTGGTCTTCCGCGGGGCAGGCGGGGACCAGGCCAAGTGGGTCACCTCCAGCCACGACGGCAAGAACTGGAAGCGGCCCCGGCTCACCGAGAACAACGGCGGCACCGCGGCCACGCCCGGACTGACCACGCTGGGCAACACCCTCGTTCAGCTCTGGCGGGGCGCCAACGACGACCAGGCGCTGTGGTTCGCGACCAGCGGCAACGGCATCGACTGGAGCAACCAGCAGGTGCTGCCCGGCGGCGCGGCGCAGTCCGGGCCGAGCCTGACCGCGCACAACGGCAAGGCCTTCGCGGTGTGGCGCAACGGGCCCAACGACGGCCTGTCCGTCAGCGACACCGCCAACGGCGGAACCTGGGCCGCGCCAAGGGCGTTGCACCCCGCCGCGCACGCCGTCGGGGTGCCCTCGCTCGGGGTGGTGGGCGGCAAGCTCGCCGCGATCTGGCGGGATGCCAGCGACCACAACCGGGTCAACGTCTCCACCAGCGCCGACGGCATCACCTGGTCCGCGCCCGAGGCGATCAGCAAGCTGTCCGCGGCCTCCCGGCACCAGCACCACGAGGCGCTGATCACCGAGGCCAACCAGCTGTGGGCCAGGAACGAGCGGGAAGCGGCCGTGGCCAAGGCCAGGGAAGCGCTGGTGCTGGCCAGGGAGCTGGTCAGGGAGCAGCCGTCCTACGCGGCGACACTGGGCGCCTGGATCCGGCAGCCGGTCAGCGGCTTCCTGGCCGAGACCGGCAAACTGGAGGAGGCGATCTCGCTGCTGGGCGAGGCGGTCACCCTGCACCGCGGGCTGGCCCAGCAGGAGCCGCAGAAGTTCGAGCACCAGCGCGACCAGGCGGAAGCCCTGGTGTGGCAAGGCATCCGCACCTGGGACAAGGGTGATCGGAACACGGGCCTGGAGCGGGTGATGGCAGGCGTCGACCTGGCCCGCACCCTGGTGGCCAAGGGCCCGCGCTTCGCCACCGACTTCACCAGCTGGATCCGGCACCAGGCCAGCCACTACCTGGCCGAGACCGGCAAGGTGGACCAGGCGATCGCGCTGCTCGGCGAGGCGGTGGCCACCTCACGCCGGCTGCGGCAGCAGGAGCCGGACCAGCCCGAACACGCGCTGCACGAGGCCGAAGCCCTGGTGTGGCAAGGCATCCGGCACTGGAACAAGGGCGAGAAGGACCAGGGCCGCGAGCGCACGATGACAGGGGTCGACCTGGCCCGCACCATCGCTGCCAAGGGTTCGCGCTTCGGCGTCTCCTTCGCCTACTGGATCCGTTACCCGGCAAGCGGATACCTGGCCGAGAGCGGCAAGCTCACCGAGGCCGTCGCGCTGCTGGAGGAGGCCATCACCACCAGTCGCAGGCTGGCCCAGCAGGAGCCGGGCAACCCCAACCACCAGCTGGACGAGGCGGAAGGCCTGGTCTGGCAAGGCATCCGAGTCTGGGACATGGGCGAGAAGGACCGGGGCCGCGACCGGGCAATGGCAGGCGTCGACCTGGCCCGCACCCTGGTGACCAAGAGCCCGCGCCACGCCGCCAACTTCGGCCACTGGATCCGTTACCCGGCAAGCGGATACCTCGCCGAGACCGGCAAGCTCCAGGAAGCGATCGCGCTGCTCGGCGAAGCGGCCGCCACCTTCGGCCAGCTGAGCCAGCAGCACCCGGACAACCACGACTACAAGCTGCACGAGGCCGACTCCCTGCTCTGGCAAGGCATCCGCACCTGGGACAAGGGCGACAAGCCCGGCGCGCTGGCCAAGGTGCGGGAAGGCCTGGCCGAGGCCCGCAAGGTGGCGGACAAGGGCGCGCTGCACGCGGACCGGTTCGGCGGCTGGCTGCTGTACCCGGGCACGGACTACGCGCTGGGCAACGACCAGAAGCCGGAGGCGGTCGCGATGGCCAAGGAGGCGGTGGAGATCTACACCCGGCTCACCGCCGCCGACGCCAAGTACCAGCCGAAACTCGACGCGGCCAAGCAGAAGCTGACCGCACTCCAGGGCTAG
- a CDS encoding RICIN domain-containing protein gives MRTLVLATAGLLAATGPAPATAAEDLRVLSVFAEGREGCLAPLWGSTDPGAYLSYEPCDRSRAQFWRMLGDGGGWGSYQSAASGLCLTVVNNSTAQGEDVVQQPCAGAPNQLWRSVQRDPFTKYLEKRAKHSDKCLSAGYTHHTPSAEVVQMDCLNVSWQKWAVDSLA, from the coding sequence ATGCGCACACTGGTCCTGGCCACCGCCGGACTGCTGGCCGCCACCGGCCCCGCCCCGGCGACCGCCGCCGAGGACCTGCGGGTGCTCTCGGTCTTCGCCGAAGGCCGCGAGGGTTGCCTGGCCCCGCTGTGGGGCAGCACGGACCCCGGCGCCTACCTCAGCTACGAGCCGTGTGACCGGTCCAGGGCCCAGTTCTGGCGAATGCTCGGCGACGGCGGAGGCTGGGGCAGCTACCAGTCGGCCGCCTCGGGGCTGTGCCTGACCGTGGTCAACAACAGCACCGCCCAGGGCGAGGACGTCGTGCAGCAGCCCTGCGCGGGCGCCCCGAACCAGCTGTGGCGCTCCGTGCAACGCGACCCGTTCACCAAGTACCTGGAAAAGCGCGCCAAGCACAGCGACAAGTGCCTGAGCGCGGGCTACACCCACCACACCCCGTCGGCGGAGGTGGTGCAGATGGACTGCCTGAACGTCAGCTGGCAGAAGTGGGCGGTCGACTCGCTGGCCTGA
- a CDS encoding helix-turn-helix domain-containing protein, protein MVQRLGSPVALAPLDTLRVSVSHQAGSTLFSLLMDAAGASTESVPAGLRGLVQAALPAEVMRLLLPLRLHRTGIPDCLAPLADPDVETALGRLRDQRPDLVASQTRLFFQQYHGQVPPAWQRLIDRPGPYLAAFASAFEAIWLVYAPLWRRARPVLWRETERIGAAVVTGALPVALAVLGNHCWQVRGEQLFVDTDSRGGRADRRLVLTPLISGATAASFSLEHPDRIELAYPAPGLALVLQNSDAPPVPDALTALLGAARARILRHCAHHPTMTEVAALLAVTPATATHHCRTLEAAGLVERRRRGREVRLHRTGRGDAVVELFR, encoded by the coding sequence GTGGTTCAGCGGCTCGGCAGCCCGGTCGCGCTCGCGCCGCTGGACACGCTGCGGGTCTCGGTGTCCCACCAGGCGGGCAGCACGCTGTTCTCACTGCTGATGGACGCGGCAGGCGCCTCGACCGAGAGCGTGCCCGCCGGGCTGCGGGGTCTGGTGCAGGCCGCGCTGCCCGCGGAGGTCATGCGGCTGTTGCTGCCGTTGCGGCTCCACCGGACCGGCATCCCGGACTGCCTGGCCCCGCTGGCCGATCCCGACGTCGAGACCGCGCTCGGGCGCCTGCGGGACCAGCGCCCTGACCTGGTGGCAAGCCAGACCCGGCTGTTCTTCCAGCAGTACCACGGCCAGGTCCCGCCGGCCTGGCAGCGGCTGATCGACCGGCCCGGTCCCTATCTCGCCGCCTTCGCCAGTGCCTTCGAGGCGATCTGGCTGGTCTACGCGCCGCTGTGGCGGCGGGCGCGGCCGGTGCTGTGGCGGGAGACCGAGCGGATCGGCGCGGCCGTGGTCACCGGCGCGCTGCCGGTAGCGCTGGCGGTGCTGGGCAACCACTGCTGGCAGGTGCGCGGCGAGCAGCTGTTCGTGGACACCGACAGCAGGGGCGGCCGTGCGGACCGCCGCTTGGTGCTCACCCCGCTGATCTCCGGGGCCACCGCGGCATCGTTCAGCCTGGAGCACCCCGACCGGATCGAGCTGGCCTACCCGGCCCCCGGCTTGGCCCTCGTCCTCCAGAACTCCGACGCCCCGCCCGTGCCGGACGCGCTGACCGCGTTGCTCGGCGCGGCCCGTGCCCGGATCCTGCGGCACTGCGCGCACCACCCCACCATGACCGAGGTCGCCGCCCTGCTCGCCGTCACCCCGGCCACCGCCACCCACCACTGCCGCACCCTGGAGGCGGCCGGGCTGGTCGAACGCCGTCGCCGCGGCCGCGAGGTCCGGCTGCACCGGACCGGTCGTGGTGACGCGGTGGTGGAGCTGTTCCGCTAG
- a CDS encoding LuxR family transcriptional regulator, translating to MIHGRQAERAALGTLLDDARAGRAGALVLRGEAGIGKSTLLRDTEAAAEGFAVLRCAGVESEVRQPFSGLHQLLHPGPLPLDALSPAAATALRRALGQEEGPPGSELLLCGALLDLFGALAARRPLLVLVDDLQWLDRSSATALVFAARRLGAENLAVLLAVRSPDKSTVDIADLPELTLSGLDSAAAAGLLAELDWPAPEPVRAAVLGHTGGNPLALVELAALGGPGEVAEELALRGTLPVGARIRAAFQRRLDALPEQARAALLLAAAEDSGRTAVVLGALPRLGLPAEALDAACAAGLVDLTGPQLRFRHPLVRSVAYAQAAFPARAAAHRALAEQAAARGDRQRAVWHRAVAATEPDEQLAAELERTAESVRGRGGEAAVTAVLRHAARLSSTPEGRRDRLLAAAFVALDSGQPELARALAAEIMAEPAPAVVLTRLTATIEAYSGHPDLAWRQLQRCAELLADPLEAAWTLVLTANAAYHADDLDAAQSASAHIAELDLPPAVRRAGERLHLAIQAGCDLWGLLAELTPTQPAVGGRAWMWVLAIGWLSPDARQALALAEAARGQLRAVGSAGSLVELLFWQADLAYRAGDWDAGVAAAEEGLRLTHDTGQRGQQANLHAQLARYAAARGQADHCREHAARALELALPLRQRSAAAVASHALGLLALAEGDPATALARLGEVTAPGGPRSHRLVTLHALPDLAEAALRLDRPDLAHNLLPETAASPLREAPWIRAVFARVRALATGELTDHEQAMAAAETADHPFELARTALQLGSRLRREGQPVRARSPLTTAADLFTRLAARPWAEQAAAELRAAGGTAPARGTAGEVLSPQELAVARLAARGLSNREIGEHLFLSPRTVGSHLYRLFPKLGITSRAQLRDLPL from the coding sequence GTGATCCACGGCAGGCAGGCCGAACGCGCGGCCCTCGGCACGCTGCTCGACGACGCCCGCGCCGGGCGGGCCGGGGCGCTGGTGCTGCGCGGGGAAGCGGGTATCGGCAAGAGCACCCTGCTGCGGGACACCGAGGCCGCCGCCGAGGGGTTCGCCGTGCTGCGCTGCGCGGGGGTGGAGTCGGAGGTGCGGCAGCCCTTCAGCGGACTGCACCAGCTGCTGCACCCCGGGCCGCTGCCCCTGGACGCCCTCTCCCCCGCCGCCGCGACCGCGCTGCGCCGCGCCCTCGGCCAGGAAGAAGGACCGCCGGGGTCAGAGCTGTTGCTGTGCGGGGCGTTGCTGGACCTGTTCGGGGCGCTCGCCGCGCGGCGGCCGCTGCTGGTGCTGGTGGACGACTTGCAGTGGCTGGACCGGTCCTCGGCGACCGCGCTGGTCTTCGCCGCGCGCAGGCTCGGCGCGGAGAACCTGGCCGTGCTGCTGGCCGTCCGGTCGCCGGATAAGTCCACTGTGGACATCGCGGACCTGCCGGAGCTGACACTGTCCGGTTTGGACAGTGCAGCCGCCGCGGGGCTGCTGGCCGAGCTGGACTGGCCCGCGCCGGAACCGGTGCGGGCGGCGGTGCTGGGCCACACCGGCGGCAATCCCCTCGCCCTGGTGGAGCTGGCCGCGCTGGGCGGTCCCGGCGAGGTGGCCGAGGAGCTGGCGTTGCGCGGCACGCTGCCGGTGGGCGCGCGCATCCGGGCCGCCTTCCAGCGCCGCCTGGACGCGCTGCCCGAGCAGGCCCGCGCGGCACTGCTGCTGGCCGCGGCCGAGGACTCCGGGCGCACCGCCGTGGTGCTGGGCGCGCTGCCCCGGCTCGGGCTGCCCGCCGAGGCGCTGGACGCGGCCTGCGCGGCCGGACTCGTTGACCTGACTGGGCCGCAGCTGCGGTTCCGGCATCCGCTGGTGCGTTCGGTGGCCTACGCCCAGGCCGCGTTCCCGGCGCGGGCGGCCGCGCACCGGGCGCTGGCCGAGCAGGCCGCGGCGCGGGGTGACCGGCAGCGGGCGGTGTGGCACCGGGCGGTCGCGGCCACCGAACCGGACGAGCAGTTGGCCGCCGAACTGGAGCGGACCGCGGAGTCGGTGCGCGGCCGGGGCGGGGAGGCCGCGGTGACCGCCGTGCTGCGGCACGCCGCGCGGCTGAGCAGCACGCCCGAGGGCCGCCGGGACCGGTTGCTGGCCGCGGCGTTCGTGGCACTGGACTCCGGGCAGCCCGAGCTGGCCCGCGCGCTGGCCGCGGAGATCATGGCCGAGCCCGCGCCCGCGGTGGTGCTGACCAGGCTCACCGCGACCATCGAGGCCTACAGCGGCCACCCCGACCTGGCCTGGCGGCAGCTCCAGCGCTGCGCCGAACTGCTGGCCGACCCCCTGGAAGCGGCCTGGACGCTGGTGCTCACCGCCAACGCCGCCTACCACGCCGACGACCTGGACGCCGCCCAGTCCGCCTCCGCCCACATCGCCGAGCTGGACCTGCCGCCCGCGGTGCGCCGCGCGGGCGAGCGGCTGCACCTGGCCATCCAGGCCGGGTGCGACCTGTGGGGACTGCTCGCCGAGCTGACCCCGACCCAGCCCGCGGTGGGCGGCCGGGCCTGGATGTGGGTGCTGGCCATCGGCTGGCTCAGCCCGGACGCCCGCCAGGCGCTGGCCCTCGCCGAGGCGGCCCGCGGCCAGCTGCGCGCGGTCGGCTCGGCCGGTTCGCTGGTGGAACTGCTGTTCTGGCAGGCGGACCTGGCCTACCGCGCCGGTGACTGGGACGCCGGGGTGGCCGCCGCCGAGGAGGGCCTGCGCCTGACCCACGACACCGGCCAGCGCGGCCAGCAGGCCAACCTGCACGCCCAGCTGGCCCGCTACGCCGCCGCCAGGGGCCAGGCCGACCACTGCCGCGAGCACGCCGCACGAGCGCTGGAGCTCGCCCTGCCACTGCGCCAGCGGTCCGCCGCGGCGGTGGCCAGCCACGCACTGGGCCTGCTCGCCCTGGCCGAAGGCGACCCGGCGACCGCACTGGCCCGCCTCGGCGAGGTGACCGCGCCCGGCGGCCCACGCTCACACCGGCTGGTCACCCTGCACGCGCTGCCCGACCTCGCCGAGGCCGCCCTCCGCCTGGACCGCCCGGACCTGGCGCACAACCTGCTGCCGGAAACCGCGGCGTCGCCGCTGCGCGAGGCGCCGTGGATCCGCGCGGTGTTCGCGCGGGTGCGCGCCCTGGCCACCGGCGAACTCACCGACCACGAACAGGCCATGGCCGCCGCCGAGACCGCCGACCACCCGTTCGAGCTGGCCAGGACCGCGCTCCAGCTGGGTTCCCGGCTGCGCCGCGAGGGCCAGCCGGTCCGGGCCCGGTCCCCGCTGACCACCGCCGCCGACCTGTTCACCCGCCTGGCGGCCCGCCCGTGGGCCGAGCAGGCCGCCGCCGAGCTGCGCGCCGCGGGCGGCACGGCGCCGGCGCGGGGCACCGCGGGCGAGGTGCTCAGCCCGCAGGAGCTGGCCGTGGCACGGCTGGCGGCACGCGGGCTGAGCAACCGCGAGATCGGCGAACACCTGTTCCTGAGCCCGCGCACGGTCGGCTCGCACCTGTACCGGCTGTTCCCGAAACTCGGCATCACCAGCCGCGCCCAGCTCCGCGACCTGCCGCTCTAG
- a CDS encoding DUF2306 domain-containing protein, with protein MTTTVRERATRKPLLRRPWTVPLLAVSVLFVLVSLPPYLQPDPAQSRTPLRPGVDWHFPLLAVHVIFGSIALLTVCCQIWPALRAWSLPMHRWVGRIYVFGGVLPAGLTALVVGALSERGPLTMIGNLTGAVLWLGVTAPAYLAARRRRFREHRRWMIRSFALTISIMMDRVLTVPLVMVTEPRTAAAIATWTSFALCVSAAEWWLRRSGHTRRR; from the coding sequence GTGACGACGACTGTGCGCGAGCGCGCAACCCGGAAGCCGTTGCTGCGGCGACCCTGGACCGTCCCACTGCTCGCGGTCTCGGTGCTGTTCGTGCTGGTCTCGCTGCCGCCCTACCTGCAACCCGACCCCGCCCAGTCGCGCACGCCGCTGCGGCCGGGGGTGGATTGGCACTTCCCGCTGCTGGCCGTGCACGTGATCTTCGGTTCGATCGCGCTGCTCACCGTGTGCTGCCAGATCTGGCCCGCGCTGCGCGCCTGGTCGCTGCCGATGCACCGCTGGGTCGGGCGGATCTACGTCTTCGGCGGGGTGCTGCCTGCCGGGCTGACCGCGCTGGTGGTGGGCGCGCTCAGCGAACGCGGGCCGCTGACCATGATCGGCAACCTGACCGGCGCGGTGCTCTGGCTGGGGGTCACCGCGCCCGCCTACCTGGCCGCGCGGCGGCGGCGCTTCCGCGAGCACCGGCGCTGGATGATCCGCAGCTTCGCCCTGACCATCTCGATCATGATGGACCGGGTGCTCACCGTGCCCCTGGTCATGGTGACCGAGCCCAGGACCGCCGCCGCCATCGCGACCTGGACCAGCTTCGCGCTCTGCGTGTCCGCCGCCGAGTGGTGGCTGCGCAGGTCAGGGCATACTCGTCGGCGATGA